The Pseudodesulfovibrio sp. zrk46 genome contains a region encoding:
- a CDS encoding CHAT domain-containing protein — protein MRPYINILVLVMVLLVGSCVQTAVNVLTTGTPEPSRTTGTTRSSGYYGQNAYQKAQREAYAAQGERGDNPEAIRIWEQALAQYDSQNWPFTRASICSNIAQLYVKEKDYGKALGYAEQSDKLLDVVEKIGVVAIDDDGYGVLDSSKEPEYRNFGGNKERMFDAWRTTNDSVRMQYYRAAGESDKADDIGRKMAKRSEKQVENTYEATKKTYIDSLRVQAKYDKTLTEAEIERRAEEQAQASLRMMEETQRAMQERTALRAEIFRRSMVGEGGIEELIDRFVEIVVEQNPTGPLMYENNAKNAEKSGQAAQIAQARDYRRLGDYHRENVSKPWGMAVKATLLLDVNRPQEALRFLDQALAKIKSPAPMPQVETDFIGSYWQTMMDQQSFDLIAWRFLRAQILTRMNDPRAIVEWDRVIDELNRPAIDVSSASQAEKQAAIMSNIMREAILGDRYQELAASEIASLYENVGKQGEGIRYIDNLLKTRETARASFSVEAHKRGYLAANKRLYERYLALSTNDPGVNLLGMERAKSRAMVDLMAGGIENINDPTLQMVAMYRQAAASEAGKQAQQRKTRAIAGKELDKGLKELKRNAPELHSLISVDVAGANQLAALLGPDAVALSYYVSDDALYINVIGQGIREVEVVPVSKSAMFGAVYDYRQKLLDPSSKYSRKSGKVTVDWNVDKGTQRLTVSNGMPFPLEINGISALYRSYAGGAHFPYLPMGYSMQVAVTADVQSIPAGKKAVIYEEEQYGGDWSYSNYIENYIETNLGTAFASGMLITEAGKDDSLIVIEERGFSYTPLKQSLYDVLIKPVRQYIGNKQLIIVPHSVLHFLPFETLKGSDGKYLIETNAVSYTPSLNALRLCRTKNRGRPTRLVAYSDPLGDLSFARQEVNTVRTLFDESVVLTGEQVTAASVESTMGQGDVVHFACHGIFNPASPLDSALVMASGSQGQSLGRLKMEDLNLLTVGDIMRLKSNPCLVFLSACDTGRARVSGGDELIGLVRGFFVAGSPSLVTTLWPIDDQSTALLAVRFYENLLKRNMDKSQALQEAKLYLMKNGYGDPYYWAAFVLQGDWR, from the coding sequence ATGCGCCCGTATATCAACATTCTGGTTCTGGTCATGGTGCTGCTGGTTGGATCGTGTGTCCAAACAGCAGTCAATGTGCTGACTACCGGGACGCCGGAGCCATCCAGAACAACTGGGACCACCAGATCAAGTGGTTACTATGGGCAGAACGCGTATCAGAAAGCTCAGCGGGAGGCCTACGCCGCCCAGGGGGAACGTGGGGACAATCCGGAAGCCATACGGATTTGGGAGCAGGCTTTAGCTCAGTATGATTCTCAGAATTGGCCCTTCACCAGAGCGTCTATCTGCTCGAATATCGCTCAACTGTACGTCAAGGAGAAGGATTACGGTAAGGCGCTTGGCTATGCCGAGCAGTCTGACAAGTTGTTGGATGTGGTCGAGAAAATTGGCGTGGTTGCCATTGATGACGACGGCTATGGGGTCCTGGATAGCAGCAAGGAACCGGAATATCGGAATTTCGGCGGCAACAAGGAAAGGATGTTCGACGCCTGGCGTACGACCAATGATTCCGTCCGGATGCAGTATTATCGTGCTGCCGGCGAGTCAGATAAGGCGGATGACATTGGTCGCAAGATGGCAAAGCGGAGCGAAAAACAGGTTGAGAATACCTATGAAGCGACCAAGAAGACGTACATCGACTCACTGAGAGTTCAGGCCAAGTACGACAAGACCCTCACTGAGGCCGAGATCGAACGGCGGGCCGAGGAGCAGGCACAGGCTTCCTTGAGGATGATGGAAGAGACACAGCGTGCCATGCAGGAACGCACTGCCCTCAGGGCGGAAATCTTTCGGCGCAGCATGGTCGGTGAAGGTGGGATCGAAGAGCTGATCGATCGCTTTGTTGAGATTGTTGTCGAACAGAATCCCACGGGTCCGCTCATGTATGAGAATAATGCGAAGAATGCGGAAAAGAGTGGGCAGGCGGCGCAGATCGCTCAGGCCCGGGATTATCGTCGTTTGGGGGATTATCATCGTGAAAACGTCTCCAAGCCGTGGGGTATGGCAGTAAAGGCCACGTTACTTCTGGATGTGAATCGTCCACAAGAGGCGCTTCGCTTCCTTGATCAAGCTCTTGCGAAGATCAAGTCTCCTGCCCCCATGCCGCAAGTTGAAACGGATTTCATTGGCAGCTACTGGCAAACCATGATGGATCAACAGAGCTTTGATCTCATTGCATGGCGTTTTCTCAGGGCGCAAATCCTGACCCGGATGAATGATCCCCGGGCCATCGTGGAGTGGGACAGGGTCATCGACGAGCTGAATAGACCTGCCATTGATGTCTCAAGCGCATCTCAGGCCGAGAAGCAGGCTGCCATAATGTCAAATATCATGCGTGAAGCAATTCTTGGCGACCGGTATCAGGAACTGGCAGCTTCTGAAATCGCTTCCCTCTATGAAAATGTGGGCAAGCAGGGAGAAGGTATCAGGTATATCGACAACCTGCTGAAAACCCGCGAAACAGCGCGTGCATCGTTTTCTGTCGAGGCCCACAAGCGTGGGTATCTGGCAGCCAACAAGCGCCTGTACGAGCGGTATCTCGCGCTTTCGACAAATGATCCGGGCGTCAATTTGCTAGGCATGGAGCGGGCAAAGTCTCGCGCCATGGTGGACCTCATGGCGGGTGGTATCGAGAATATAAATGACCCCACGTTGCAAATGGTCGCCATGTATCGGCAGGCGGCGGCCAGCGAGGCCGGCAAGCAGGCCCAGCAGCGAAAAACCCGGGCCATTGCTGGCAAGGAGCTGGATAAGGGCCTCAAGGAGCTCAAGCGCAACGCTCCCGAACTACACTCACTGATATCCGTGGATGTGGCTGGAGCCAATCAGCTCGCCGCCTTGCTCGGGCCCGATGCGGTGGCGCTCTCCTACTATGTGTCTGATGACGCCCTGTATATCAACGTCATCGGTCAGGGGATCAGAGAGGTCGAGGTCGTTCCCGTTTCCAAGAGCGCCATGTTTGGAGCGGTGTATGACTATCGACAGAAGCTGCTTGATCCCTCTTCGAAGTACTCTCGCAAGAGTGGAAAGGTTACCGTGGATTGGAACGTCGACAAGGGAACGCAACGCCTGACTGTCTCCAATGGCATGCCGTTTCCTCTGGAAATCAACGGTATCAGCGCCCTGTATCGGTCATATGCTGGTGGTGCCCACTTCCCGTATCTGCCTATGGGATACAGCATGCAGGTGGCGGTCACAGCAGATGTTCAGTCGATTCCGGCCGGAAAGAAGGCTGTCATATACGAAGAAGAACAGTATGGCGGTGACTGGTCGTACAGCAATTACATCGAGAATTACATCGAAACGAACCTCGGGACCGCCTTTGCCTCGGGCATGCTGATCACGGAAGCCGGGAAGGATGACAGTCTGATCGTCATTGAAGAACGGGGCTTCTCCTACACGCCACTCAAGCAGTCGCTCTATGATGTGCTGATCAAGCCGGTGAGACAGTATATCGGCAACAAGCAGTTGATCATCGTTCCGCACAGCGTCCTGCACTTCCTGCCGTTCGAAACCCTCAAGGGGAGCGACGGCAAGTACCTCATTGAAACCAATGCCGTATCCTACACCCCGTCGCTGAATGCGCTTCGTCTTTGCCGTACCAAGAACAGAGGCAGACCGACCCGATTGGTGGCCTACAGCGATCCTTTGGGCGACCTCTCCTTTGCACGGCAGGAGGTGAACACGGTCAGGACCCTCTTTGATGAGTCCGTGGTGCTGACTGGAGAGCAAGTAACTGCGGCATCGGTTGAATCAACCATGGGGCAGGGAGATGTGGTCCATTTCGCCTGTCACGGGATCTTCAATCCCGCTTCGCCATTGGATTCCGCTCTGGTCATGGCCAGCGGTTCACAGGGGCAGAGTCTTGGCAGATTGAAGATGGAGGACCTCAACCTGTTGACCGTGGGCGATATAATGCGCCTCAAGTCCAATCCGTGTCTGGTCTTCCTTTCCGCCTGCGATACAGGCCGGGCCAGAGTCAGCGGCGGCGATGAACTCATCGGCTTGGTGCGCGGCTTCTTTGTGGCTGGCAGCCCGTCGCTGGTCACCACGTTGTGGCCCATCGACGACCAGTCCACCGCGTTGCTGGCTGTGCGCTTTTACGAGAATCTGCTCAAGCGCAATATGGACAAGAGTCAGGCGCTTCAAGAGGCAAAGCTCTACCTCATGAAGAACGGTTATGGTGATCCATACTACTGGGCAGCCTTTGTGCTGCAGGGTGATTGGCGATAG